Below is a genomic region from Candidatus Aminicenantes bacterium.
GTTCTGCTGATGCTGTTGCTGCTGGTTTCGCTGTCCTGGCTCATTGCTGCGGAACCCGCAAAGGCAGTCACTGTCAAGATCAAACCGGCTCTGTTGGTGATCGACATTCAGAACGCCTATCTACCGCGCATGGACGAAAAGGATAAGAAGCTGGGAATGGAGATGATCAATTACTACATAGAACTCTTCCGAGCCAGCGGCTTTCCGGTCATCCGCGTCTACCACACCAGTCCGAACATGGGGCCCAAGCCCGACAGCGAGGAATTCCAATTTCCTAAAACGGTGGCCATCCGGGACGACGATCCGAAAGTGATCAAGAACTTCGGTAACGCCTTTAAGAATACCGAACTGGACAAGTTGCTGAAGACCAAGGGATGCAATACTTTGTTCCTGTGCGGCCTCAGCGCCGTAGGCTGCGTCCTGGCCACCTACCACGGCGCCATGGACCACGACTACGACGTGTTCATGCTCAAGGACTCCCTGATCAGCCACGACGCCGCACTGACC
It encodes:
- a CDS encoding isochorismatase family protein translates to MKKIVLLMLLLLVSLSWLIAAEPAKAVTVKIKPALLVIDIQNAYLPRMDEKDKKLGMEMINYYIELFRASGFPVIRVYHTSPNMGPKPDSEEFQFPKTVAIRDDDPKVIKNFGNAFKNTELDKLLKTKGCNTLFLCGLSAVGCVLATYHGAMDHDYDVFMLKDSLISHDAALTKAVQEICKTIDYYALKLVLESVGK